TGGACTCCACTACGATCGACCTCTGCCTGAGTCTGTTCGACTGGGCCAGCTTTCGACAGACCAAAGCAGCGGTCAAGATGCATACACTGCTCGATCTTCGAGGAAGCATCCCGGCTTTCATCCATATCAGCAACGGCAAGATGCACGACGTCAACGTGCTCGACGTCATGCCTGTGGAGGCAGGTTCGTTCTATGTCATGGACCGCGGCTACCTCGACTTTGCTCGTCTGTTTGCGATGCATCAGCGCGGCGCGTTCTTTGTCACCCGAGCCAAGTCCAATACCCGGATGCGAAGGATCTACTCGCGGCGTACCGATCGACAGAGTGGCGTCATCTGCGATCAGACGGTGGTGTTCAACGGATTTCTTGCCGCACGACACTACCCAGAGCAACTGCGAAGGATCCGGTTCAAAGATCCCACGACGGGCAAAACGCTGGTCTTTCTGACCAACAACTTTGCGCTCGCGCCCCTGACGATTGCCACGCTTTACAAGAATCGCTGGCAGGTCGAACTGTTCTTCAAGTGGATCAAGCAACACCTCAGGATCAAGAAATTCCTGGGCAACAGCGAGAACGCGGTCAAGACGCAGATCTGGTGCGCTGTCTCGACCTACGTACTGATTGCCATTGTGAAAAAGGAACTTCAAATTGAGGCCTCACTCTACACTTTGCTACAGATTCTGTCGGTGTCTGTCTTCGAGAAAACCCAGCTTTTATGCGTCTTTCGAGAGACTGATGACCAGAATGAACGAACCGATCTTCCTAAGCAATTGAAATTATTCGAAAGTTAACCGGACAGCAGTGAGCATGAATATTGGTTTCAACGGAATTTTTACTTCCTGCATCATGCCCGGCGCTGGAGATAGTGATACGCAAGATCATCCTCCTGCCTCTGTAACAACAAAGGATTGCCAGTCTGCTTGCAAAACGCCTGAAAATCGCGCATTGCGTGGCGATCAGTGGTGATAACCTCGAGCACATCACCCGAC
This sequence is a window from Orrella marina. Protein-coding genes within it:
- a CDS encoding IS4 family transposase; this encodes MNVGKTLFAQLMEFVPWTSFGRIVERYGGNTRVRRLSCAEQFRVMAFAQLTWRESLRDIEVTLGAHPSKLYGMGFRHSIRRSTLADANESRDWRIWSDLAALLIKRARKLYSDTDLVGLDLKNTVYALDSTTIDLCLSLFDWASFRQTKAAVKMHTLLDLRGSIPAFIHISNGKMHDVNVLDVMPVEAGSFYVMDRGYLDFARLFAMHQRGAFFVTRAKSNTRMRRIYSRRTDRQSGVICDQTVVFNGFLAARHYPEQLRRIRFKDPTTGKTLVFLTNNFALAPLTIATLYKNRWQVELFFKWIKQHLRIKKFLGNSENAVKTQIWCAVSTYVLIAIVKKELQIEASLYTLLQILSVSVFEKTQLLCVFRETDDQNERTDLPKQLKLFES
- a CDS encoding sulfurtransferase TusA family protein, with amino-acid sequence MSGEQIDVPVPTQTVDARGLACPLPILKAKKALSAMQSGDVLEVITTDRHAMRDFQAFCKQTGNPLLLQRQEDDLAYHYLQRRA